From the genome of Gloeocapsa sp. PCC 73106:
AATTTTTTGCTTACTAATGCTGAGTTTGAGAAGTTGAAGCAATATGCAGATGGTAAAGAGCTGACGATGAGTGAGGTTATACGTGATTGGATAAAAGCTATTCCAGACACAAAAGGCTAAAGCCTTTTACTGCTTTCATCCCCCGGCTTTAAGCGCGGGGGCTTTCAACTTCTTTTTTCTGTAAATAATGAGGTGTGTCAGGGTTTAATGCTATTCCTCACCTTGATGCTTCAAGAAAGGCACTAAATGCAGCATAAAATCGCGCTTGCCGATTGGGGCCCCCGCCATACGCAGGATGTTGTATGCTGTGGTTAGATGAAAATAAAAATTTGGCATCAGAAAATCATTTACATAGGAGAGTCCAGGCAATTCTATATATAGTCCTTGCCCAGGCTCATCAAGTCGTTTGATCTCCTCGAGTTTACTATCAGTAGTATTTATACTCGCAATTAGCTCTTTCGTGGATGAAATATGGTTGCGAGCCTCAGTTAAAGACACTACCTCAGGATTTAAATTATTATCCAACTGTCCCATACACCACAAGGCAAAGTTTCGAGGCTGATTACAAGTAAATGCGATCTGTGTGCCAAAAGGAAGCATATCAGGAGCTATGCGACGTTGTAATAGGGTTTCCACATTGTCTGCAAAATGACTTTCCCCTATCTCTAAGAGATGGCTCAACGTATCAAGCCTAGAGCTGAAAATATTTTGCAATGCTGTAATTTTCTGTCTTTCCATACAATATCTGATATAAACTTTAAAGGATTCAGAGAATTTTTAGGTTAACTGACTGTACTTAAACAAGGTTTTTCATAATGAAGACAGATTAATTTTTGAGCCAAAATGGTTACTAACGCATAAGCTTGTCCATCTTGATCAGAAAATTCTACTTCATAAGCTTCTCCATTCTTATAGATTTCTACGACTGTTCCCACCTGTCC
Proteins encoded in this window:
- a CDS encoding DUF1993 domain-containing protein codes for the protein MERQKITALQNIFSSRLDTLSHLLEIGESHFADNVETLLQRRIAPDMLPFGTQIAFTCNQPRNFALWCMGQLDNNLNPEVVSLTEARNHISSTKELIASINTTDSKLEEIKRLDEPGQGLYIELPGLSYVNDFLMPNFYFHLTTAYNILRMAGAPIGKRDFMLHLVPFLKHQGEE
- a CDS encoding DUF4926 domain-containing protein, coding for MNLITLHNSVALLEDIETCQFMTDSPIILPKGQVGTVVEIYKNGEAYEVEFSDQDGQAYALVTILAQKLICLHYEKPCLSTVS